The following coding sequences are from one Phyllostomus discolor isolate MPI-MPIP mPhyDis1 chromosome 11, mPhyDis1.pri.v3, whole genome shotgun sequence window:
- the LOC118497248 gene encoding uncharacterized protein LOC118497248: MVILNRTGSLSEAGQEKCHFTQLTALLDKDAYYVKSLLSSFVLWENGKQYRDTLLSPAEVKEAVLTSRGEAERGFRTRTHRLPGRPATAASRLQSPAAWSASGTSEDSLAEETLSSLSAQGQQRVGERDGEQGAGLPSLVVPAASRDAGAVRVHPAARESRRLGFACSVAEMPWVLGIRRSRLAVQIQPSGPTKSSGGAWWLRRLTEREKHQLVVSHTHQDPGWSVPEPGIKTHNPDVTAPPGATCFNRKPPASGPENIYL; this comes from the exons ATGGTTATCTTAAACCGAACAGGTAGTTTATCTGAGGCTGGACAAGAGAAATGTCATTTCACTCAGTTAACCGCACTCCTGGATAAAGATGCCTACTATGTGAAGAGCCTTTTATCGAGTTTCGTGTTGTGGGAGAATGGGAAACAATACCGCGACACACTACTCTCCCCTGCGGAGGTGAAGGAGGCGGTGCTAACGTCTAGAGGAGAGGCCGAGCGCGGAT TTCGCACCCGCACTCACCGGCTACCTGGTAGGCCAGCCACTGCCGCTAGCCGCCTGCAGAGCCCAGCCGCCTGGAGCGCCTCCGGAACCTCAGAAGATAGTCTGGCCGAAGAAACGCTATCTAGCCTCAGCGCCCAAGGCCAGCAAAGAGTAGGTGAGAGAGACGGGGAGCAAGGGGCGGGCCTTCCGAGTCTCGTGGTCCCGGCCGCCTCACGTGACGCTGGCGCAGTGCGAGTCCACCCAGCTGCCAGGGAAAGCCGCCGTTTGGGCTTCGCTTGCTCTGTGGCGGAGATGCCGTGGGTCCTCGGCATCCGGAGAAGCAGATTAGCTGTCCAAATCCAGCCTTCAGGTCCTACGAAGAGTAGCGGTGGAGCTTGGTGGCTGCGGAGGCTGACAG agagagagaaacatcagttggttgtctcccatacgcACCAAGACCCAGGATGGTCTGTGCCTGAACCAGGGATAAAAACGCACAACCCAG ATGTGACAGCACCACCAGGAGCAACATGTTTTAATAGGAAGCCACCAGCTTCTG gtCCTGAGAACATCTACCTTTGA